One Bacillota bacterium genomic window, CTCTCCCTGGGCCACGCGCACGAGTCCCATGATGGCCTTCAGCGTGGTGGACTTGCCGGCGCCGTTGGGTCCGACGAGGCACACGATTTCTCCCGGGCCCACTTGGAGATCCACGCCGTACAATGCCCGCGTTTGTCCGTAATACGCAGAAACACCCTGCACGCTAAGCAACGCCCATCCCTCTCCCGAGGTAGCATTCGATCACCTGGGGGTCGCGCTGTACGTCATCCGGGGCGCCCTCGGCGATCTTCCTGCCGTGGCTGAGCACCACGACACGGTCGCAGACTCCCATGACGAGGCCCATGTTATGCTCCACGAGCAGCACCGTCGTCCCCGACTCCCGTATCCGCCGGATGAGCCAGCCCATTTCCTCGATCTCGCTGGGGTTCATGCCCGCCGCGGGCTCGTCGAGGAGGAGGAGTTTGGGGTGGCCTGCCAGCGCGCGCGCGATTTCCACCAGCCGTTGCTGGCCGTAGGAAAGGTGGACCGCCATGCGGCCTTCGTGCCCATCCATGCCCACCACGCGCATGCTCTCGCGGGCCCTCTCCGCCATGGTGGACTCACCCCGGCGGTAGACCTGCGTGCCCAGTAGGACCGAGGGCAGGGTGGGACGCCTGCTGCTCAGGGCGGCTCCCACCATCACCGTTTCCAGCACGGTCATGGTGCGGAACAGTCCTATCTGCTGGAAAGTACGCGCGATCCCGACCCGGGCCACGCGGTAGGACGGCCACCCGGTGATGTTGCGCCCCTGGAAGTGGATCGTGCCCGACGACGGGGCCAGGGCGCCCGATATCATGTTGATGGTGGTCGTCTTGCCGGAACC contains:
- a CDS encoding ABC transporter ATP-binding protein; its protein translation is MSQLVLEKVTKRFGGLVAVDGLHLTVNEGEIVGLIGPNGSGKTTTINMISGALAPSSGTIHFQGRNITGWPSYRVARVGIARTFQQIGLFRTMTVLETVMVGAALSSRRPTLPSVLLGTQVYRRGESTMAERARESMRVVGMDGHEGRMAVHLSYGQQRLVEIARALAGHPKLLLLDEPAAGMNPSEIEEMGWLIRRIRESGTTVLLVEHNMGLVMGVCDRVVVLSHGRKIAEGAPDDVQRDPQVIECYLGRGMGVA